In a single window of the Mauremys reevesii isolate NIE-2019 linkage group 3, ASM1616193v1, whole genome shotgun sequence genome:
- the LOC120402033 gene encoding pancreatic secretory granule membrane major glycoprotein GP2-like yields the protein MASDGAHIVFINTIQSNFSDIITRTFINITFACRYPVNYMVQQPNGENKISVDTRTITLNTEDGNFSVSMMLYKDPNFEDMWTTVPFLTLEDNIFVKVNMVPGHLIIQLEDCWSTPTKDPSYAVQYSFIEDSCPQVVKDETLSVIMNGEGAEAMFRIQMFKFVGINYNDIFLHCTVQICHSTAAVCKPNCTNYGRITRNKRETTPFPTHTVSYGPIKRKLADDGEANINKGKLPPVETLILGGLLMAFLVITGVFGTLLLQSRRAYPPMQVQLTMSHFHNSEVAS from the exons ATG GCTTCTGATGGTGCACACATTGTTTTCATCAACACTATACAAAGCAACTTCTCTGATATAATTACAAGGACCTTTATCAATATCACATTTGCTTGCCGATACCCTGTTAATTACATGGTACAACAGCCTAACGGAGAGAATAAAATCAGTGTTGACACCAG AACCATTACACTGAACACAGAAGATGGGAATTTTTCTGTCTCGATGATGCTGTACAAGGACCCAAATTTTGAGGATATGTGGACTACTGTTCCCTTTCTAACCCTAGAGGATAACATCTTTGTCAAAGTCAATATG GTCCCAGGTCATTTAATAATCCAACTTGAGGACTGCTGGTCTACACCAACAAAGGATCCTTCTTATGCTGTTCAATATTCCTTTATAGAAGATAG CTGCCCCCAAGTTGTCAAAGATGAAACACTGTCAGTAATAATGAATGGTGAAGGTGCAGAAGCAATGTTTAGGATCCAGATGTTCAAGTTTGTTGGCATCAATTACAATGACATTTTTCTGCACTGCACAGTTCAGATTTGTCACAGTACAGCAGCTGTTTGCAAGCCA AATTGTACTAATTATGGAAGAATAACCAGGAATAAAAGAGAAACCACACCATTTCCTACTCACACAGTCTCTTATGGTCCCATCAAGCGAAAGCTGGCAGATGATGGAGAAGCTAACATAA ataaAGGAAAACTTCCACCAGTTGAAACCTTGATTCTTGGAGGACTGCTAATGGCATTTTTAGTTATAACTGGAGTCTTTGGAACACTTTTGCTTCAGTCAAGAAGAGCATATCCTCCTATGCAAGTTCAGCTGACTATGTCACATTTTCATAACTCAGAAGTAGCATCATGA
- the FBXO30 gene encoding F-box only protein 30, whose amino-acid sequence MEEHQQHLHCVNCVSRRCMTRPETGISCDLIGCPLVCGAVFHSCKAEEHRILCPFERVPCLNSGFGCPFNVARNKIAEHLEICPASVVCCTMEWNRWPVSYADRKSYENLSKDVDEVEQLDMALALQDQRMLLESLKVATMMSKAADQISEPREQTSVKSSAPDTMLSNGLIPADGDSYSALYQATVETTKSLAAALDILNTATRDISMLSSRLCILPYEMNEDFQIKEQTTNGCIQSKLSDHEYPDEDNMGAVGGIDFDVLSQNSQSEQNGSSDFCYDIVQKHDLNVNLGNASALCNGFHAENIGTEALDQNEDLDVCDSKPSNVANGECIASPDDGALKSCSSFPVAAQQLREVIMPHSLFNGAVTHIQLPHVSSGEEVLERQLEQERLRNVDVFSLIHHRSYNFLVNHCWSTPKEDKAVDTSDLEITEDPMGLQGIDLITAALLFCLGDSPGGRGISDSRIVDGYRIDFGTQTFSLPSAILATNTMVGEIASASACDHANPQLSNPSPFQTLGLDLVLECVARYQTKQRSMFTFVCGQLFRRNEFSSHFKNVHGDIHAGLNGWMEQRCPLAYYGCTYSQRRFCPSTQGAKIIHDRHLRSFGVQPCISTVLVEPAKSCLIGPCSDHLSSLPFEVLQHIAGFLDGFSLCQLSRVSRLMRDVCGSLLQARGMVILLWEKRKYPDGSSSWQIKEKVWRFSTAFCTVNEWKFADIVSMADHLKKCNYNAVERREEAVPLPCMCVTRELTKEGRSLRSVLKPVL is encoded by the exons ATGGAGGAACatcagcagcatttacactgtgTCAATTGTGTCAGTCGGCGTTGCATGACCAGACCAGAGACTGGAATTTCCTGTGACTTGATTGGCTGCCCGCTGGTTTGTGGAGCAGTCTTTCATTCATGCAAAGCTGAAGAGCATCGTATTTTGTGTCCATTTGAAAGAGTGCCTTGTTTGAATAGTGGCTTTGGATGTCCCTTTAATGTAGCCCGAAACAAAATCGCTGAACATCTAGAAATTTGTCCCGCAAGTGTGGTTTGCTGCACTATGGAATGGAATAGATGGCCAGTCAGTTATGCAGACCGGAAATCTTATGAAAATCTAAGTAAAGATGTTGATGAAGTAGAGCAGTTAGACATGGCTTTAGCCCTTCAAGACCAGCGCATGCTATTAGAATCCCTCAAAGTAGCAACTATGATGTCAAAAGCAGCTGATCAGATATCAGAACCTAGAGAGCAGACTTCTGTTAAGTCAAGTGCTCCTGACACAATGCTTTCAAATGGGTTGATACCTGCAGATGGAGATTCCTACAGTGCACTTTATCAAGCTACTGTAGAAACTACTAAGAGTTTAGCTGCTGCATTAGATATACTGAACACTGCTACAAGAGACATAAGCATGTTAAGTTCAAGACTATGTATTTTGCCATATGAGATGAATGAAGATTTTCAGATCAAAGAACAAACTACTAATGGATGTATTCAAAGTAAATTGTCAGACCATGAATATCCAGATGAAGATAACATGGGAGCAGTTGGTGGAATTGACTTCGATGTCCTGAGCCAAAATTCACAATCGGAACAAAATGGTTCAAGTGATTTTTGTTATGATATAGTGCAAAAACATGACTTGAATGTGAATCTTGGTAATGCTTCTGCTCTGTGTAATGGTTTTCATGCAGAAAATATAGGTACAGAGGCATTGGACCAGAATGAAGATCTAGATGTGTGTGATTCAAAACCATCTAATGTAGCAAATGGTGAATGTATTGCATCTCCTGATGATGGAGCATTGAAGTCTTGCAGCTCCTTTCCTGTAGCAGCACAACAACTTAGAGAAGTGATAATGCCTCACAGTTTATTTAATGGCGCTGTTACCCATATACAACTGCCACATGTCTCCAGTGGAGAGGAAGTGTTAGAGAGGCAATTGGAACAAGAAAGATTGAGAAATGTAGATGTGTTTTCTCTAATTCATCATCGATCATACAATTTTCTTGTTAACCACTGTTGGTCTACACCAAAGGAAGACAAAGCTGTTGATACATCAGATTTGGAGATAACAGAAGACCCTATGGGTCTTCAGGGGATAGATCTAATCACAGCAGCTTTGCTGTTCTGTCTAGGAGACTCTCCGGGTGGTAGGGGGATATCAGATAGTCGCATTGTTGATGGATATCGCATTGATTTTGGGACTCAAACATTTTCCCTTCCATCTGCGATATTGGCCACGAATACAATGGTAGGGGAAATAGCTTCAGCTTCAGCATGTGATCATGCCAACCCACAGCTCTCAAATCCAAGTCCTTTTCAGACACTTGGTCTGGACTTGGTATTGGAATGTGTGGCTAGATACCAAACAAAACAGCGTTCAATGTTTACATTTGTTTGTGGACAATTGTTTAGGCGAAATGAATTTTCTTCACATTTTAAGAATGTGCATGGTGACATTCATGCTGGCCTCAATGGCTGGATGGAGCAGAGGTGTCCCTTGGCATACTATGGGTGTACATACTCTCAGCGTAGGTTTTGTCCTTCAACACAAGGGGCAAAGATTATTCATGATCGCCATCTGCGGTCATTCGGAGTTCAGCCTTGTATATCTACAGTATTAGTAGAACCAGCCAAAAGCTGCCTCATTGGTCCATGTAGTGATCATCTGAGTAGTCTTCCGTTTGAGGTTCTACAACATATTGCTGGTTTTCTAGATGGTTTTAGTTTGTGTCAGCTTTCAAGAGTGTCACGATTAATGAGAGATGTATGTGGAAGCTTGCTTCAAGCACGTGGAATGGTCATACTGCTTTGGGAAAAGAGAAAGTACCCAGATGGAAGTTCTTCATGGCAAATAAAAGAAAAG GTGTGGCGGTTCAGTACAGCTTTTTGTACTGTAAATGAGTGGAAGTTTGCGGACATCGTAAGCATGGCTGACCACTTGAAGAAATGTAATTATAATGCTGTAGAGAGAAGGGAGGAGGCTGTCCCGCTGCCATGTATGTGTGTAACACGAGAACTCACTAAAGAAGGACGTTCACTCCGCTCTGTCTTGAAACCTGTACTTTAA